The stretch of DNA CCGTCACCTTCCATCGTCACGATCAGCATCGTCGCGTCGGCCTCCGTCGAGCCGGGGTCGTAGTCGGTCGGCATCAGGGCGAACGTTCCGGGCCCGTCGCCGCCGTTCCCGCCGGCGTCCTCGCCGAGCACGGTCCCGATCGTGTCGTGGATCTCCGACTCGTTCATCGAGCGGAGCTGCTCCTGCTGCTCTTCGAGGGTGGCGTTGGAGGCGTTCTCGTACTGCTGGCGCTCGGTTTCGAGCTCGTCAGCGAGCGTCTGGAGTCGGTCGGCGTCCGCCTGTAGCGCCGTGGAGCGCTCCTGCAGGGCGGCGTACTGATCCGCCAGCACGCCCTGCGTCCCGAGCTGGTACGCTTCCTGGGCCTCGGCCTCGGAGGTGGCGTTCCGGAGCTGTCCGGCCGCACGCTCGAACGTCGCGGCGTCCTCCTCGTCGAGCTCGACGCTCGTGTTCGCGCGCACGTCGGCGAACGCGGCCTCGACGCTCGCGTCGGGGTTCTGCCGGAGCGTCGTCAGCGACTCGCGCAGCAGCCCCGCGGTCGTGGTCAGCGTCTCGTTGCGCTCCTGGATCGCCGCTCGCTCCTCGCTGACGCTCTCGTTGAGCGCCTGCAGTTCGGCGGCGGTCCGCTGGACGTCCTCGCCCTCCTCGGCGCTGATCGCCGCGATCGCGACCACGTTCGCGATGCTCGTGCTAGGCTGGTCGTCCGACAGCGTCGCGTTGATCGTCTCGTTGTCGTGGAGCGTCTGCTGGTACTCCAGCATCCCCACGAGCGACGACCGGTCGAACACGTCGTCGTCACGTTGTATCACCTGTGCGGTCGTGGTGTCCTCGTCGCCGGTCGAGAAGTTCTCCTCGGCGTAGTCGAGCGCCTCACCCTCCGGGGAGTCCGTCTGGAACTGGTCGAGCGAGGACGTCTGCTCGACCATCGCCGCGCCGCTGCCGATTGCGACGGTCAACACCAACATCACCGCGATCACCACTTTGCTGTGGTCCATCACGGCGTCGACGACGGTGTCGACTCCTCTCATCCGCACCTCCGCTCGTCCGACGTACGCTGGCTAGTCATCTGTCTGTACTCTCGTACTAACAGCTCGGCCATAACCCTTCCGACTTCGGTGAACGCTCGTTCAACGTCGGAGGGGAACGGGCAGACGGAAGCGCTTTCCCCGACGGGCCGTTCAGGGGGCGTATGTCGTTGGTTCCGGAGCGACTCCGGCCGTACCTGGCCGGGCTGTTGGGCACTATCGCGACCGGGTTCGGGCAGTTCTACCTGCGGCGCTGGCTACGCGGGTTCGGCTGGCTCGCGCTGGCGTTCGCGGTGACGTTCGCGTTCGTCCCCGAGGGGACGCTGGTGGCGATGAGCTCCGGCGAGGCGATCGCCGACAGCACCGCGCTGTACCCCACGATGGCCGTCCAGTTCGCCGGCGCGTTCGACGCGTTCCTGCTGGCCTACCGGCGCCAGACCGATCGCAACGTGACGCCGGACGTCGACGTACCGGTCGTCTCCGAGGAGAACCCGGAGATGGTCACCTGCCCCAACTGCGGGAAGGAGGTCGACGCCGACCTCGAGTTCTGTCACTGGTGTACGACCGAGTTCACGTCGGCCGACTCCGAGTGAGGCCCCACGACCGACACCCATATCCTCGCGACTGAACATTCGTTCGACATGGGGGAGACACCACCGTTCCTCGCCGACCCCGGGACCACCCGGGAGTCGATCATGCGGGCGACGTATCTCGCGCTGTGTGAGCACGGCTACGCGGGGCTGACGATCCAGCGGATCGGCGAGTCCTTCGAGAAGAGCAAGTCGCTGCTGTACCACCACTACGACGACAAGGACGAACTGCTGCTGGCGTTCCTCCAGTTCATGCTGGAGGAGCACGAGGCGTCGGTACCCGAGACGGCCGACGGTGACGCCGTCGAACGGCTCGATGCGATCCTCGACGCGATGCTCACGCCCTCCCTCGCCGCGGAGCACGGGGAGTTCACCGCCGCGATGGTCGAACTCCGGGCGCAGGCCGCCCACGACGAGCGCTACCGCGAGCAGTTCGCCGAGCACGACCGGGCGTTCCGCGACCGGCTCGTCGACGTGATCGAGGACGGCGTCGAGTCCGGCGCCTTCCGGGAGGTCGACCCCGCGACCGTCGCGGAGTTTCTGAGTACGACCGTCGCCGGCGCGATGACCCGCCGCGTGACCGGCGGCGACGACGTGGCGGCGACGGCCGCCCGCGACGAACTCGACGAGTACGTCGACCGCGTGCTGCTGGCCGAGGACTGATCCGGCCGCCTGCTCCGGCGAGGGCGGGTTTAAGCGCCGTCCGGGCAAAGCGCGAGTATGGCCTCGAACACGCGGCTGTACGGCGCCGCGATCGGTCTCGTCTCGGGTGGCTACTCGCTGTGGAGCGCGTCGACCGGCGCGATGGGGACGGGCGGATGGCTGATGCTCGTGCTGGGCGTCGTCGTGCTCGGCCACGGCGCGCTGTTGCTGACCGACGGCGCCGACCGCCTCGGCGACGCAAGCGGCCCGCTGATGATCGCGTACGCGGTCCTGATGCTGCTGAACCAGGCGCTGCTCGGCTCGGGGATGATGGACGGGTTGGGCAGCACCGGAATGGACGGCGGGATGCAGGGCGGCATGGCCGGGCCGAGTGCCGGGATGGGCTGGGACGCCGGGATGGTCGCGCTCGCGGTGTTGATGCTGCTCAGCGGCGTCATCATGACGCAGGACGACTCGGCTGACGGGGGGATGTAGACGGGTCGGGCGACGGCTACCCGAGCTCGTCGACGAACGGTGCGACCCGTTCGTGGCCGAACCGGGCCGCCTCGCGCCCGTCGACGCGGCGGACGAGCGTGCGGGCGGGGGCGTCCGGCTGGGACGCGTGCGGCCGCAGCGAGTCGTGGCCCACGCCGCCCGCGAGCAGGACGACCGGCGCCTCGGGCGCACGCACTTCGAGCACGAACAGCCGCGTTCCGTCCACGTCGACGTACTGCACCTCGGTCCGGTACGTCGCGTCGTCATCGACGGCCGCCGCCAGTTCGTCCGCAACGTCTCCCGTGACGGTGAAGCTCAGCGTCACCGTGTCGTCGGCCTCCCGCGCCGTCGCGTGGTCGGCCACGACTTCGACGACGTCACGACCGTCCTCGCGGTACGTCGCCGCGGTCGAACTTACGACGTTCCGGACGCGCGTCCACGCCCTCGCGAGGGGGTGATCGCCCGGCATCGTTACCCCCCGGCCCCGCTGGCGGCCGCGCTGGCCTCCTCCTCGTTTTCGAGGTTGGTCTCGGAGTCGATCGCGTCGCGGATTCCGTCGCCGAGCGCGTTGAACCCCGTCACGACGATCACGATCAGCACGCCCGGCATCACCGCGATGTGCCACGAGACGGTCGTGAGCAGGGGCTGGCCGACGTTGACGAGCCGGCCCCACTCCGGCGTTGGCGCGGTGACGCCCAGGCCGAGGAAGGAGAGGCCGGCGGCGCCGATGATGATGCCGCCGAGGCTCATCGACGCGTACACCAGCAGGTAGCCGACGACGAACGGGAAGATGTGCCGCAGCATCGTCCGCGGCGAGTCGAGCCCGTAGCCGTCGGCGGCGTCGACCCACGTCCGCTCGGACACCTGCAGCGCCGGCCCACGGACCGCCCGCCACAGCGACGGCCAGCCCGTCAGCGCGAAGATCAGCGAGAGCAACACGGCGCCGTTGTACAGCCCGGCGATCCACGTCTGGGAGAGCACCACCGAGAGCATGATCACCACCAGCAGCTGGGGCAACGACTGGGTCGCGTCGCTGAGCAGGACGATCGCGAGGTCGACCAGCCCACCGTAGTACGCGCTGATCAGCGCGAGCGCCGCCGAGACGACCGCGCTGACGGTGATCGCGACGAGCCCGATGAACAGCGACACCCGCGCCCCGAGCGCGACCGCGGTGAACAGGTCCTGCCCGGAGGGTAACGTCCCGAATGGGTGGTAGCGGTTGTACCGATCGTAGCTGAACAGCCCGACGTTGCGCTCCTCGATCCCCTGTGAGGTCGACTCGAGGTTCGCCTGCCCGACCGTCACCGTCCGCACCTCACCGGCGTCCTCGTCGTAGTAGCTCACCTCGTAGCTGAACGGGTCCTCGACGTTGCGCTCCATCGTCGTCGGGCCGAGCGCGGGCGCGAAGATCGAGAGGATCAGGAACAGCACCACGACGACCAGCCCGAACTGGCCCCAGCGATGGCGGCCGAACCCGCGGACCGCGTCGTCGCGGGGCGTCCAGTCGGCGTCGCGGTACTTCCGGCGCCAGAGGCGGTAGCCGTACCACAGCCAGACACACCAGACGCCGCCGTAGAGGAACGCCACGGCTACTCGCAGCGCCCACGCCCCCGCCGGCGACAGCCCGAGGAACGTCCCCTGCCAGCCGGAGCCGGGGACGTTCGCCCCCTGGTTCGGGATCGTCTCCCGACTGATCAGGGTGGGGATCGAGTCGGCGAGGCTCGAGACGCCGGCGCCGAGCGGAAGGAGCTCGGTGGCGAACTGCAGCAGCGCGCCGAACTCCGGCAGCACCAGCAGGCCAGCGACTAGCGCCCAGCCGGCGGCGGAGTTCACGAGGACGGGGAGCCGGCGCCTGCCGGCGTCCCGCTGATAGACCTCCCCGCTCATCGTCGCTCCTCGTAGCCGATCCGCGGGTCGATCACCGTGTACAGCAGGTCCTGTGCGATGTTGATGGAGACCGTGATGAGGATGAACACGAACATCAGCGAGCCCGCGAGCGGGAGGTCGCCGCTAGTCATCGCCTCGTAGAACAGCGTCCCGATCCCGTTGATGCCGAACACGACCTCGACGAGCACGCTCCCGCCGACGAGCAGGTACGCCTCGCTGGTGACGATCGGGATCAGCGGGATCATCGCGTTCCGGAGCACGTGCTTGCCGACGATCCGGTGGTCGGGGACGCCGGTGGCTTTCGCCATGTCGACGAAGTCCTCCGTGATGATCTCGAGGACCGCCGTCCGGGAGAGCCGGAGCTCGTTCCCCATCGACGCCGAGCCGAGCACGAACGCGGCGGGGAGGATCTGCTTGGTCGCCGTGACGAACCCGTCGACGGTGCCGAGGTTCGAGAGGTCGGGCGCGCCGACGAGCTCGGTCTCGATCAGGAACGACTCCCAGCCGGCGCCGAAGAACAGCGACTCCGTCCGGGACAGCAGCGCGAGCAGGATCACCGCCAGCCAGAAGTTCGGCATCGCCCGCCAGACGATCCCGCCGATCGAGGCGGCGTAGTCCTCGGCGGAGTTGGCGTTGAGCCCGGCGTAGATCCCCAGCGGGATGCCCACGAAGATGGGGATGAGCACCGCCCAGAGCCCGAGCCAGATCGTCCGCGGGCCGAACTGCGCGAGCAGCGAGATCGTGCTCTGTCCCGGGTAGACGACCCACGACTGGCCGAGGTCGAACGTGATCAGAGCCGTCATATACTCCACGTACTGCACGCCGATGGGATCGGTGAGCCCGAGCTGTTGCCGGATGCGCTCCAGCTGTTCCTGTGCCTGTGCGCTGTTGATCGGGCCGACGATCGCGGCCGCCGGGCTGAGCGGGCCAACCCGGATGATCAGGAACGTCGCCGTCGTCCCCAGCCACAGCACGGGGATCGACATCAGGATCCGCCGGAACAGATAGGTGAGCCGATTCATGAGGCGTGGTCGAGTCGAACAGTTATCATGTGGGAAGAAAGATCCGCCGGCGGGCTCAGAACGTCACGTCGTCGTACAGTCGGTCGTGGAAGCCGCTGCTCTGGATCGGCACGTCGACGTCGTCGTACCACCACTGCTGGCCGCGCGGGTGGTAGTTCGTCAGGTAGATCGCGTCCTCCCAGATCGCCTCCTCCATGGTGATGAACGCCTCGTTGCGGGCCTGCTGTGCCGACTCGCCCGGGCCGAGGTTGTTCTGGATCTGCTCCCACGCCGCGGCCGCGCGCTCGGAGGCGTCGGAGGGGTCCTCGCGCCAGCGGACGAGGTTCCCCTCGTACGGGCGGCCGAACTTGAGCATGTCCATGGGCGAGGGGTACTCCAGCCCGTTCCCGAGGGTGTACATGTCGAGGTTGCCGCTGACGGCCTCGCTGATGATGGTGTTGAACGGCGCGCGCTCGATCGTGAGGTCGACGTGGATCGCCGACGCCTTCGACCGGAGGATGTCCGCGATCCGGGAGTAGGCGTCCGGGTTCCGGTCGTTGTACAGCGAGAGCGTGATCGAGGCGGGGTTGTCCGGGCCGTAGCCCGCGTCCTCCATCGTCGTCCGTGCCTCCTCCATCAGCGCCTCGTTGTAGCCGTACGGGAAGTTCTCCTCGGCGTGCTGGTCGTACGCCTCCTTCCCGCCGGGGTACACCGACGGCGGGCTCTGGTGGTAGGCCGGCTCGCCGACGCCGCGGAACCCCTGCTCGACGAAGTTCTCCTGGTTGACCGCGTAGTTCAGCGCCTGCCGGATCGGCTTCTCGACGCGCGAGCAGTCGAAGATGAAGTACGCGGTGTAGGCGTCGTCCCACGTCGCGTAGTTCACGGTCTCGTCGTTCGACAGCGGCCCGTACGTGCCGATCCGCTGGCCCAGCTCGCGGCTCTCCTCGAAGGAGACCTTGCTCGGGTCGAACCGGGAGTTGGGGAGCTCGAACGCCTGCACGCTCTCGTTGACCGCGCGCTGGTAGCGCGCCTGCGTGTTCTGGACCACCTGCATCCGGATCTCCTCCGGGCCGGGCTCCTCGCCGTGGTACTCCTCGTCGGCGGCGAGGACGACCTCCGTCCCCGTCTCGACGCTCTCCGTGCGGAACGGGCCCGTCCCGATCGGCGACTGCGAGGCGAACTCCGAGTACTCCATCTCCCCGTCGTACCCCTCGATGTCGCCGACGATACCCTCCGGCACCGGGCTCAGCGAGCCGTACGCGAACCAGAACAGCGCGTCGAAGAAGGGGCTGGCGAGCGTCACCTCCAGCGTGGTTTCGTCGACCGCCTCGACCGCCAGACTCCCGGGCTCGTACACCTCCTGCTCCTCGCCGTCGACCGTCTCCGTGGTGGTCTCGTGCTCGATCTGGAACCCGCCATCGAGGATCACCCCGCCTTCCTGACTGTTCTCGGAGGCGGCGAGGCGCTCCCAGGAGTACACCACGTCCGAGGCGGTCAGCTGGTCGCCGTTGTGGAACGTCACGTCCTCCCGGAGCTGGAACGTGTACGTCCGCCCGTCGTCGGAGACCGAGTAGTCCGAGACCAGCTGTGCCTCCGGCTCCAGGCTCCCGCGGGGGAGGCTGAACAGCTCACTGAACACGTGGTCGGAGACGAGCTGTGAGCCGTCGCCCTTGATCTGTACCGGGTCGAAGTTCGCCGCGTTCGGGATCGAGAGCGACAGCGTGTTCCCGGTCGGCGTCCCCTCGTCGGCGCTCCCCGGCGTCTCGCTCTCGGTCTCGGTCTCCCCGCCCCCGCCGCCGGTCGTCGGGGAGTCGGTCTCGTTCCCGCCACCGCTACAGCCCGCGAGCCCCGCGGTGGCGACGACCCCAGCCGTCTTCAGAAACGTCCGCCGTGGACGACCGCCCTCGTTGGAATCTTGCACACGAGCGAGATGCTTTCTGGGACGAAATAACGGATGGGATACAGGAAATACCACAGGGGTATGAATATTTTAAAGTCGTATAAGCCCGTGAATACACATCTATACGGGTCACTTCGGTCGCATCCGGAGGGCTATATAGCCGCCTCCCGCTCGACCCGAAGCTTTATTTCTTTAGGTACCCCTAAATCGAGTTGATGCCGACGAACGAGCCGGTC from Halolamina sediminis encodes:
- a CDS encoding zinc ribbon domain-containing protein, which translates into the protein MSLVPERLRPYLAGLLGTIATGFGQFYLRRWLRGFGWLALAFAVTFAFVPEGTLVAMSSGEAIADSTALYPTMAVQFAGAFDAFLLAYRRQTDRNVTPDVDVPVVSEENPEMVTCPNCGKEVDADLEFCHWCTTEFTSADSE
- a CDS encoding TetR/AcrR family transcriptional regulator, yielding MGETPPFLADPGTTRESIMRATYLALCEHGYAGLTIQRIGESFEKSKSLLYHHYDDKDELLLAFLQFMLEEHEASVPETADGDAVERLDAILDAMLTPSLAAEHGEFTAAMVELRAQAAHDERYREQFAEHDRAFRDRLVDVIEDGVESGAFREVDPATVAEFLSTTVAGAMTRRVTGGDDVAATAARDELDEYVDRVLLAED
- a CDS encoding DUF7529 family protein; its protein translation is MPGDHPLARAWTRVRNVVSSTAATYREDGRDVVEVVADHATAREADDTVTLSFTVTGDVADELAAAVDDDATYRTEVQYVDVDGTRLFVLEVRAPEAPVVLLAGGVGHDSLRPHASQPDAPARTLVRRVDGREAARFGHERVAPFVDELG
- a CDS encoding ABC transporter permease, which encodes MSGEVYQRDAGRRRLPVLVNSAAGWALVAGLLVLPEFGALLQFATELLPLGAGVSSLADSIPTLISRETIPNQGANVPGSGWQGTFLGLSPAGAWALRVAVAFLYGGVWCVWLWYGYRLWRRKYRDADWTPRDDAVRGFGRHRWGQFGLVVVVLFLILSIFAPALGPTTMERNVEDPFSYEVSYYDEDAGEVRTVTVGQANLESTSQGIEERNVGLFSYDRYNRYHPFGTLPSGQDLFTAVALGARVSLFIGLVAITVSAVVSAALALISAYYGGLVDLAIVLLSDATQSLPQLLVVIMLSVVLSQTWIAGLYNGAVLLSLIFALTGWPSLWRAVRGPALQVSERTWVDAADGYGLDSPRTMLRHIFPFVVGYLLVYASMSLGGIIIGAAGLSFLGLGVTAPTPEWGRLVNVGQPLLTTVSWHIAVMPGVLIVIVVTGFNALGDGIRDAIDSETNLENEEEASAAASGAGG
- a CDS encoding ABC transporter permease; translated protein: MNRLTYLFRRILMSIPVLWLGTTATFLIIRVGPLSPAAAIVGPINSAQAQEQLERIRQQLGLTDPIGVQYVEYMTALITFDLGQSWVVYPGQSTISLLAQFGPRTIWLGLWAVLIPIFVGIPLGIYAGLNANSAEDYAASIGGIVWRAMPNFWLAVILLALLSRTESLFFGAGWESFLIETELVGAPDLSNLGTVDGFVTATKQILPAAFVLGSASMGNELRLSRTAVLEIITEDFVDMAKATGVPDHRIVGKHVLRNAMIPLIPIVTSEAYLLVGGSVLVEVVFGINGIGTLFYEAMTSGDLPLAGSLMFVFILITVSINIAQDLLYTVIDPRIGYEERR
- a CDS encoding ABC transporter substrate-binding protein codes for the protein MQDSNEGGRPRRTFLKTAGVVATAGLAGCSGGGNETDSPTTGGGGGETETESETPGSADEGTPTGNTLSLSIPNAANFDPVQIKGDGSQLVSDHVFSELFSLPRGSLEPEAQLVSDYSVSDDGRTYTFQLREDVTFHNGDQLTASDVVYSWERLAASENSQEGGVILDGGFQIEHETTTETVDGEEQEVYEPGSLAVEAVDETTLEVTLASPFFDALFWFAYGSLSPVPEGIVGDIEGYDGEMEYSEFASQSPIGTGPFRTESVETGTEVVLAADEEYHGEEPGPEEIRMQVVQNTQARYQRAVNESVQAFELPNSRFDPSKVSFEESRELGQRIGTYGPLSNDETVNYATWDDAYTAYFIFDCSRVEKPIRQALNYAVNQENFVEQGFRGVGEPAYHQSPPSVYPGGKEAYDQHAEENFPYGYNEALMEEARTTMEDAGYGPDNPASITLSLYNDRNPDAYSRIADILRSKASAIHVDLTIERAPFNTIISEAVSGNLDMYTLGNGLEYPSPMDMLKFGRPYEGNLVRWREDPSDASERAAAAWEQIQNNLGPGESAQQARNEAFITMEEAIWEDAIYLTNYHPRGQQWWYDDVDVPIQSSGFHDRLYDDVTF